A window of Chitinophagales bacterium contains these coding sequences:
- a CDS encoding MerR family transcriptional regulator, which yields MNGFTIKDVENLSGIKAHTIRIWEQRYGFLKPQRTGTNIRYYSNEELRVVLNISLLNKFGYKISHINKMDQEEIREKILSLNQAEAQQERVIHDLIHTMVELEIEGFERTLDSYISRHGVERAITRIIFPFLERIGILWQTGHINPAQEHIVSNIIRQKLIRGIEGTRSLVTLDTSFLLCLPEGEHHELSLLYVYFLLKSRGAQVIYLGADLPVKDLEYVVRMKKPDYVFMHLTSPSRTFHMDKFLLNLQTRMKDQTFVISGPLTSMYKKEIPSNVRFKYSLAEVMEFLHAL from the coding sequence ATGAACGGTTTCACCATCAAAGACGTTGAGAACCTGTCGGGTATAAAGGCCCACACCATCCGGATATGGGAGCAGCGCTATGGTTTTCTTAAGCCACAGCGTACGGGTACCAATATCCGGTATTACTCCAACGAAGAGCTGCGGGTGGTGTTGAATATTTCCCTGTTGAATAAGTTTGGGTATAAGATTTCCCATATCAATAAGATGGATCAGGAGGAGATTCGGGAAAAGATTCTCTCCCTTAATCAGGCAGAAGCCCAGCAAGAACGGGTGATCCACGACCTGATCCACACCATGGTGGAACTGGAGATCGAAGGTTTTGAACGCACGCTGGATAGTTATATTTCCCGTCACGGGGTGGAGCGCGCGATCACCCGGATTATTTTCCCTTTTTTGGAAAGAATAGGTATTCTCTGGCAGACCGGACATATCAACCCGGCCCAGGAGCATATTGTATCCAATATCATCCGCCAGAAATTGATCCGGGGCATTGAGGGTACAAGGTCTCTTGTAACCCTGGATACCAGTTTTCTCCTCTGTTTACCCGAAGGTGAACACCATGAGCTTTCTTTACTCTATGTATATTTTCTGCTGAAAAGCCGCGGGGCACAGGTCATTTATTTAGGTGCCGATCTTCCGGTAAAGGACCTGGAATATGTGGTGCGTATGAAAAAGCCCGATTACGTTTTCATGCACCTGACTTCTCCTTCCCGCACCTTTCATATGGACAAGTTCCTTCTCAATCTTCAAACCCGGATGAAGGATCAAACCTTTGTTATTTCCGGTCCCCTTACCTCCATGTACAAGAAGGAGATCCCCTCCAATGTCCGGTTCAAGTACTCCCTCGCCGAGGTCATGGAATTCCTCCACGCCCTCTGA
- a CDS encoding RNA polymerase sigma factor, protein MSTVEFNQLLVENAEFLKPFAINLTRDNEAARDLYQETLYKALANQEKYNVGTNIKAWLFTIMRNIFINNYRRKAKQNTIFDNSPNEFLLNNRQTTVANAAESDLNIKAIHKAIHELPHIFRTPFLLYFDGYKYHEIAEALNEPLGTIKSRIHFARKLLKEQISRN, encoded by the coding sequence ATGTCTACCGTGGAGTTCAATCAGTTGCTTGTGGAGAATGCTGAGTTCCTCAAACCGTTTGCGATCAATCTGACGCGCGATAATGAGGCCGCCCGTGACCTGTACCAGGAGACCCTGTATAAGGCGCTGGCCAACCAGGAAAAATATAATGTGGGTACCAATATCAAAGCCTGGCTCTTCACCATTATGCGCAATATTTTCATCAATAACTACCGGAGAAAGGCTAAGCAGAATACGATCTTTGACAATTCTCCCAACGAGTTTTTGTTGAACAATCGTCAAACCACGGTGGCCAATGCGGCGGAGAGTGATTTGAATATAAAGGCCATCCATAAAGCGATACATGAATTACCACATATCTTCCGTACCCCTTTTCTTTTGTATTTTGATGGGTACAAATACCATGAGATCGCTGAGGCCCTGAATGAGCCTTTAGGTACTATTAAAAGCCGGATTCACTTTGCGCGTAAATTGCTGAAAGAACAGATCAGCAGAAACTAA